Within Acomys russatus chromosome 7, mAcoRus1.1, whole genome shotgun sequence, the genomic segment TTCTTACCCTCATCGCCTTTACTGGCATGGTCTCTATAACCAGGCCTAGCTCAGCCCTCAGGTTCTGAGGTGGCCCAAGCCCTGGCCCATGGGCCTAGGGATGGTGCCTGTGACAGTGCTGAGCATCCTCTGAGGCCTCCTTGGTCTCTTTCCAAAACTTTATCTCAACCCTTGTGGAGGGCACTGGTAGCAGGAGGACACTCTTCCTGTTGGCCTCTATTCTGTTTCTTCTCCAGCTGCTGGCCTTCTACTCTTTTCCAGCCTTGCCAAGGCTGACTCCTTCCCCTCAGGGAAACTCCCCTGTCCTTCATGGGGCAGCTAGACTATTGAAGCCACCTGGTTGGAAAGCTGCCATTTCTCCTGAGCTATCTGTGGCAGCTCCTCCCGACCTCCACCCCCAAGGTCCTCCCCTCCAGGTGGAGACTctagacaaagaaaggaaaaggatggaTTCAGGGTTCCCTCTGCCAAGTACTCTACTGACAGATGTTTAACTCCTGGCtttcacagaggagaaagaggcCTGACTGAAGGCTTCTTTCCAGTCCAGAAGTAGAAACCTTTCCACCAGGGACAACCTACAATCACCTAGGAGCTGCCACCAAAGGCAGTTAGCTCAGAATCTCCTCTTCTGATGCTGATGAGCTGGCTCCAACATGTCCCCACCTCTGTCCCTAAACACCACTCCAAGACTCCAAATCAGGCCCTCctgcagcacacagcagctgttTCAGATGGCACTCCTTCTCCCCTCACAGTTGCCACCAAAGACAGAGCCCCTGGGTCACAGACCAACATTTAGTTGGCATGCAACTCTTTAAGAGGAAGATGTGGTAGGGCTGTCTGCTAGAGCCAGCTCAGGGACCTGGGGTGGAAAGACTTGCCTACCATGCTAGAGGCCCCAGACTTCATTCCAGCACTGTACAAAATAATTAgaattaaagtaataataataataaccataacaacaacaacagctagTTCAGATCCATGGGCTAAAGCTCAATCTTCTATGGACCCCCAAGGGACTTATTCCTGGGTGTCTCAGGCCTCACTCAAGATTCTGTGGGAAAGAGGCTACCAGCTCCATCATGCCCAGCCTCTGCTCCACCTGCTGCCCACCTCTCCttttcccagaatccctcagAGACTCTGAACTGTGTTTTGCCTTAAACTTTAAAACCTCCCACCAGACTCTCTCTTTGTCCCCCAGCCTGCTGGAGCCTGCCAGCCCTCCACCCACAGACTCAAGGCATGAGTCCATCCATAGGAGGAAATCTTAGGGGCCAGGGTACTacaccagagaaagaaaacatccttTCCCAGGTGGCATGCACTTGGAGGCCTCCTACTTGAGCCTCTCTCTAGGGCACAACATTTAAGGTGGACTGGACATAGAAGTTCACGCCACAAGACAGGCAGTGACCACACACCCAACTGGCCTTGCCTCCTCTTCAAATCCCTGACCTGTGTTACAGACCAGGAACAATGTGAGGAGGGGTGGACCAAGTTCCAGGGCCACTGTTACCGCCACTTCCCTGACCGTGAGACCTGGGTAGATGCTGAGAGAAGGTGTCGGGAGCAGCAGTCACATCTGAGCAGCATTGTCACTCCCGAGGAACAGGAGTTCGTCAACAGTGAGTGTGGCAGGGGCTAAGGGAAGCTGCAGTGAGAGCAAAGGGCCCTGCCAGTCAGAAGTCAGCAGACTGGAGATTGGGGTTGTAGCTTAGTGGGCAGCGCTTACCTTGCATGCCCAAGGTCCAGCAcaataggaaggagggagggagggagggagggagggagggagggagggagggagggagggatggggacacaGATTGGGAGCCCTGCAGGCCAAGGAGCTGGAAGAAAAGAGTCAAGTACTCCCAGTCCCATCAGAGAAGAAGCCCCAGATGACCCAGGACAGACTGCCAGTCAGGGCCATCCCAGGCTAACTCTACAGCTACCTATCACCTACCTATGCCAGCCTGGGGAGGTGTTCCAGTATAAACTGCAATCATGCATGTCCTGAGACCCTTGCAAGGTCCGTAGAAGGCAGCGGCATGCTCCTGAGAGCCATttgctccttcctccctttccatgCGTTCCAGTTCCCGGACAGTACAGGGTACCCATCATCAGGTGTGAGCCTATCCTCCCTTTCCTAGGAAATGCTCAAGACTACCAGTGGATTGGGCTGAATGACAGGACTATCGAAGGGGACTTCCGTTGGTCTGATGGACACTCCCTGGTGAGTTCCCAGAGACTAAGGAGTGGGATAAAGACCCCCAAGAACAGCGTGCATTCGAATCTCATGCAAATCACTGAGCAGATGCTGTCAGGCCAGCGAGCACAAGCGGGGAATCTTTGTAAAAGGGGTGTGGctctccccctctgcctctcgagaccagcctggggcTGGATAGAGTTCAGAAGGGAAGGCAAAAGATgagagaaggagctggaaggaagGCATGACAGCAAGCCACCAGGAAGGGTATATGACATTTGAGAGAGTTTCCTATGTGCAAAGAACTGAAGGCATAAAATACAGAGATCAAGTGGATGGTATGGGCAGTCAGCTATAGGTCAGTGGAAAGCTGACGCCAGGGAATGAATCCTTGGCAGTTATGAGTTCTTGAGAAGGACCAGGGCCAGGCTGTATAACCAGTTACCTAACCTGGGATCCATAGCATCTAGGATAACCCTGATCAGATCAGAGTCCCAGCAGCATTTGCCGGTGCCTTCTAACCCAGACGCTGGgcggaaggaaaaaaggagataaGGGAGAAACAGACTGGGAAGAAAGTGGGGATCGAGCCAAGCCGTGCTCCTTCCAGCCTTTCCCTTACCTTTTTGCCTctctcgccccacccccaccccccccccacccccagcaattTGAGAAGTGGCGTCCAAACCAGCCTGACAACTTCTTTGCCTCCGGAGAGGACTGTGTGGTGATGATCTGGCATGAGAAGGGCGAGTGGAACGATGTCCCCTGCAATTACCAGCTGCCCTTCACGTGTAAAAAGGGCACCGGTAAGAAAGGCATTGTGGGAAGGTcctagctgggggtggggggtgtggggggggggctatgGAGCATCCTCCAGAAGCTCAATGGGTGATGTGAAGCCTCTCCTGGCACTTGCATCACAGGGCCAATGGCGCGAACAAGCTGATTCCTGGGGACCTATCACGGGGACAAAGAGGGAATGAAAGTTACAAGCTAGAGGCCTACCTTTTtattcccttcctgcctcccagtgccACCTGGGAATCTAGAATATctcaggattttattttattttatttttgagacagggtttctctgtgttatcctggctgtcctgaacttgctttgtagaccaggctggccttgaactcacagtgatctacctgcctctgattcctgagtattgggattaaaggcatgcgccaccaagctcTGCCTGGCAACCTCAGGATTCTTAGCCTTGCATTTTCCCTGATGTCCAGGCTCAGTTCTCATCATGCCTTGGGCTCTGAGATAACCTTGTCTCTGCCTACATAGGCTATCACATAAGACTTCATGAGACCCCTCCCTAAAAGGCATTTGTCCCTCAGTGGCCTGTGGAGAGCCCCCAGTGGTGGAACACGCCAGGACCCTCGGACAGAAGAAGGATCGATATGAGATCAGCTCCCTGGTGAGGTACCAGTGTACTGAGGGTTTTGTCCAGCGCCACGTGCCCACCATCCGGTGCCAGCCCAGTGGGCACTGGGAAGAGCCTCGAATCACCTGTACAGACGGTGAGCATTGTTCCCCTGGTCCCTCACCTGACACAGAGTCAGATTACACCAACAGGACCTCCTCCCTTTGCCCTGAGCATAGTGATAGCTGCTACTGGTCTGTAGCTCCTGCCATGCTAGGAGCTAAGCCAGGCAGGGAaggtactggggggggggggggatctgtcTATCAAAACACATTGGTCCCCACCACAGGGGATGTCACTGTTCCCTGAAAGGAAATAAGAAACCTGGTGGCCTGGGCTGTGACTGTCTCCTGCCTGAGTCAGGAAGTTCAGTGAAAAATCTGACCCAGGAAAGCAGGGTGGGAGCAGCTTTAGGTTGCATTCCTAAGCCCACCATCCACAGGGAGGAGCTCCTGTGCACgcaggaaggcagaggggagTCTATGCTTGGCCCTGCTTCTTCTCAGCTCATTCACTGTGTATTTTCCGCCTCCCTTTGGCTGCAGCCACCACCTACAAGCGCAGGCTACAGAAGCGGAGCTTGAGACCTACACGGAGGAGCCGCCCTAGCATGGCCCACTGAGAGAAGAGTTCACACTGTGCCCAGGATGCTGAGCCCAGCAGCCAGTCAGGCTGACCGTGCATCCCACCCCGAtggtgtcttcttcttcttgtcgCTTTTTGTCATATAAGGAATCCattaaagaagggaaaaaaatcccacattGTGTTTGCCACCACTCCCCACATCACCTAAACTGCATCTAatttatccccacccccaccccaaaaaaatgCCAAAGCAAATTTCCTGTAACCCGTGGACTGAGTTTAGAGACATTTCCTTGCTCTCCCACCGTGCCTTTCCAGGGACCAGTGCAGGGACAGGGTGAGAAGGAAGGggttaaattaaataaagaagagtattttgttgttgttgtttcctaaCTTTACCCCAAAGCAGCACAATGATTGGTTACTTCACCTCCAGGGAAGCTAGGGGGGGCGCAGAGGAGGAGCTGAAAGGAGACAgggccagggggaggggggagggggacctGAAAGCATTAAGGACTCAGAAGAGACAAACTACAGCTTAATGTGTTGGACAAAAGGAACCGAGGTCTGTCCCATCTATGAGGGAAGGAACCTGGGGCAGGGGACAGGCTGGCCGAGCGGAAATGAGGTTGCCGTCCCTCCAGGGCCTCTCTCCTAGTGACTTCTCACTTAGGTCAACCACCCTAGCAGGTGTCATTTCTCGGCTGGACTGGGTAGGGGCACTTCCTTCCCAGGGGTGCTccgccctccccttccctctccccaccccggGACGGTGCAGGCACCAGTGTTCCGTGCacctatttatatttttgaaaactaaagattatgataattataataataaagacattggaagagatatattttctttcttttcctttttgaaagttttatatcTTATGTAAGCAAGAGGTGACCATGGAGTCATGCTTTCATCAAATGACCCCCAAAATGGGGTGAGTCCTATGTGTTGTCACATCTGAACATCATTCTTATCAAAATTGACACTATGTTTGATGGACCCTctacacttgtgtgtgtggaTACGGCACGTATGTGTGAATACGTGTGacctgtgggtgtgtggatggctGAGTGTGCCTGTTCACCTGTGTCATGCAGCGGTTTGGAGTGCAGGCTTGCAAGTAGGCACACTGGAAACCTAAGATGTGATGGTACACTCAGGGGGCTGAGACAGGCGTactgaaagtttgaggccagcctgtgctacttactggggccctatctcaaaacaaaaacaaaagagtgaCTCAAGAGAAATTTGGTGTACCAGTCTTGGTAGCATAGCCACCAATAATCCCAGCTGCTTGGGTGGCTGAAATAACCTGGGTAACTTGCTGAGACCATGTCTCACAATAAATGTTAAAAGAGACAGGATGCAACTCAGTGAGAGAGAGCTTAGGTAGCATAGGTAGCTACCAAAATGGGGTGACATGTCGCCTGAAGGACAGGCTGGCACACTGAGAAGTTTCTGACTCAATAGAACTGGAGTGAGGCTGAAGAACGTGGATTTCTAGCAAATTTCCAGGGGCTGTTAGTCACGTGTAATGGTGCACCTGTGCAGGCCCAGCACTggcaaggcaagaggatcagagtcTAAGCCTACCCTCAACTATATAGAAAGTTCAAGATCAGAGAGGCGGCTCAGGTCTTGCAGAGCACCCATGGCAGCTGGCTCACAGCAACccataattctagttccaggggatctaatgttctttctgcaggcacctgcatccACATGCCCATACACCCTCACGCACATGctcacgcgcacgcgcacacacagagacatacatacacaaagagacacatatatacacatatacacacagacacagagacacacatacacacacacatatacatatacacacagagtcacacatatacacacagagatacatgcaatacatatacacacgagagacacacatgtatatacaaatacatatacacacagagacacacatatatacacacacaaacacaccaagacacacacactcacacacacacacacacacacacacacatatatatatatatatatacacagagacatacatacagacagagatgcacccatacacacagagacacgcataaagacacacacacactttaaaaagaaaagaaaaagagaaattgacTAAACACTTGATTGTTAAGCACCAGAGGCCACCTGGATGAAATGCAGATCTGGTTCCTAAAGCACTGTTGGGGTGAGAAACAAAGACACTCCACAGATGCTCAGCTTCTGAAAGCCTCTGGAAGGCACAGGCACCCGTGCCTCACCAAAGGCACCTCCTATTCTTCTCCTGAGCCCCTCCAAAATGGGCTAGCATGGGGTAGAGAGGGTGACGATGGGAGCCAGACCCCCCAGCAGCTGGACTTAGCTACCTGAGGCAGGGATGGCTGTAGCAGAGACAAGGTCAACACCAACCCAGCATGCAGGGGCAGCTCAGGggaagacagaggacagaagTGACCCCACGTTTACCCAGGGCTGGGATCTCATCCCTGAGACTGAAGGAGACAAAGGGTCAGACACAGATGTCggctggagaagaaggaagggaatcATAGTCCTGTTTATTGGCCAAAGAAGGTGCACACACCCAGAGAGTCACCCCAAGCAGTGGACATAGTGGATGCTCCTCTGTGGAAGCAGGAAAAAGGTCATTCTTCCTTTCGTATGTCCTCACCCACAAGCCTAAGGACCCTgtacagacatttaaaaagagtCAGCActcagccttctgcctcctgtAAGCTGAGGAAAGGGAGCTAGCTAGCTGCAGCCACTGCCCGTGCTGGGCACTAGTTCCTTCAGGTTAGGGATGCCAGCTGTACCAAAATGTGGCAGGGCCTTTTAAAAGCAAACGGACCTCAATGCCCCAGAGAGGAATACCAAGAGAGTTGGGAGTTGGGTCcgtaaaataataacaataataataataatacctttaaaaatgtataaattgggAAGTATAAAAACAATACAAGCAACGTTCGAACCCACAAGGGACAACAGTCTGCTTACTAAACACTTGGCCCAGGAAGTCACGGGGCAGGACAGATGTGCAGCTGGCCACCCTCCTAGCGCCGGCGGTAACAGTAGACACCATAGCGGGTGTGTGGGTCTGGGAAGCCAAAGGTCCGTACTCCAGGCTCAGGGGGCCCACAGTTGAGTCGTGGCTGAACTATGGGGTAGCGGGCACTTCCatctgccagccagccagcatcaCAACGATCCAGGCCGCGGAACTTCCAAGCAGCAAAGAGCTGGCCCACCGTTGAGATCTGTGCGCCATCTTCCTGGCAGGCCTCCCTGGCCTCCAGCAGCGTCAGCTTCTTGGGGTGCTCCAGGTAGTACACCCACCCTGTAGGAAAGCAAGGCATCTGAGTGCTATACAGCAGAGCAAGCAGCAGGGACCTGCCACAGGCAGGAAGGACTTGCCCTACCAGAATCTGTATTGGACACTTTGAGGGGCCACCTTTCCAGGCCTCGTCCCACCATCACACCTGCCACAGGGCTGGGGTTGCTTTAGTTTCTGCATGCCCTAACTGCATTCTGAGTGAGACCCCACCCAGACTGGATCAGTCTCTCGCTCGCCttttactgagcacctactacAGGCCAacagacaccttttttttttttttcagacagggtttctccaggGACTCCTGGCTGGATGCAGACCATcgatgctggccttgaactcacaaagatctgcctgcccctgcctcccaaaagctgggattaaaggtgtgtgccacatagCCGggtgttgtggcgcacgcctttaatcccagcactcacgaggcagaggcaggctgattgctgtgagttcgaggccagcctggtctacaaagtgagtccaggacagccaaggctacacagaaaaatcctgtcctcggtgtgcgccaccactgcctgtcttcACTGTTTTAGCTAAGTAGCTAAAGAGGACCTTAaacttaaacttctgatcctcctgcctccgcctccctagtgctgaggttaCACTACAATGGCTTGTTCCGGAAGTGCCAGGCATGGAATCCATGCCTCATACAcactaggcaagaactctactaactgagctacactcccaaccCTGCAGGacacttttaagtatttttttggTCGCAGCTCTTAACAAcactctgttttcatttctctttccctgAATGACAAGGACAGTGTTTCAGACGAGATCGGGCACACTCAGGGTGGTATGGCCACAGACAGGACAGTGTATCAGGAAAGGTGTGGTTTGTCTGTGCTGACCCACACACAGCCCAGTACATAATAGACACTCAGAAGAGATCTGATGAATGAATAGCCAATGGAGGTCATCAAGAGGAAAGCGCTGAAAACTGTTAGGGACATTGCCTCCAGAACCGTTAACCCTTCAGACTCAGGCCAAGGCGCAGGCAGGCAAAGAAGGGCACTGGATTCTGGAAACTCCACAGAGGAGGAGGCCCTCCCCCAGGTTCCAGATGACCATCAAGCAGAGTTAAGCCCATACCTGGCCATTCCACTCACCCTTGATGGCAGCAGCGAAGCAGAACACGTCATAACGGTGCAGGCGGTGGTGACGCTGGCCATAGCTGCGAACACCAGGTGCCAGACCCAGGCCTCCACAGGGCTGCCGGGGCAGCGCTATAGGGTACTGCACGGAGGCATCCTGGAGCCAGCCTGCATTGCACCAGTCTAGGCCCTCCTCCCAAGCGCGGAAGAGCTGCTCAAAGGTGGCCACCACGGCATCCTGCTCCTGGCAGGCCTGTTGGGCCTCGTGGAAGTTGAGCTGGTAGCGCCCTTTGGGGGGCTGGTAGGGAAAAACCACGcctagaaaggaaagaaggaaggggctCAAAGGGATGGGAAGCAGGAGGCGCGTCCACCCGAGCTCCCCACCTCC encodes:
- the Hapln3 gene encoding hyaluronan and proteoglycan link protein 3, producing MGLLFLVLLPLSCVLGLPFYNGFYYSNGLHGNGYGEGLFNGVKLVVETTEESLFSHRGASVTLPCHYHYEPALASPRHVRVKWWKLSEDGVPEQDVLVAIGQRHRSFGDYQGRVQLQQDRQQDVSLELRDLRLEDSGRYRCEVIDGLEDESGLVELELRGVVFPYQPPKGRYQLNFHEAQQACQEQDAVVATFEQLFRAWEEGLDWCNAGWLQDASVQYPIALPRQPCGGLGLAPGVRSYGQRHHRLHRYDVFCFAAAIKGWVYYLEHPKKLTLLEAREACQEDGAQISTVGQLFAAWKFRGLDRCDAGWLADGSARYPIVQPRLNCGPPEPGVRTFGFPDPHTRYGVYCYRRR